One window of Curtobacterium sp. 458 genomic DNA carries:
- a CDS encoding DUF3099 domain-containing protein, which yields MKTTHSITALPESPEQDRAHRLSRYVWQMAVRVVCFVAAVLVWTAWHTWLVVIPIILAGVIPWVAVILANAGNRAENDVVAPAGAIQLYDADDVRIREEQEAARAQAYRDEQDRLRDQAQHAQDEWQRHGDHTNVWPPKTGGRR from the coding sequence ATGAAGACCACGCACAGCATCACGGCACTCCCCGAGTCGCCGGAACAGGACCGTGCGCACCGGCTCTCCCGCTACGTCTGGCAGATGGCCGTCCGTGTCGTCTGCTTCGTCGCCGCCGTCCTCGTCTGGACCGCCTGGCACACGTGGCTCGTGGTGATCCCGATCATCCTCGCCGGGGTGATCCCCTGGGTCGCGGTCATCCTCGCCAACGCCGGCAACCGCGCCGAGAACGACGTCGTCGCCCCCGCCGGAGCGATCCAGCTCTACGACGCCGACGACGTCCGCATCCGTGAGGAGCAGGAGGCAGCCCGCGCGCAGGCCTACCGCGACGAGCAGGATCGCCTCCGCGACCAGGCCCAGCACGCGCAGGACGAGTGGCAGCGGCACGGCGACCACACGAACGTCTGGCCCCCGAAGACCGGCGGACGGCGCTGA